Genomic window (Syntrophaceae bacterium):
GAGGATATGGGCATGATGCGCAATTATTTTGTGAGGAAATCGTAACAACTGATGAAAAATCATGTCCTTGGTGGTTTTCCGTCATGACCAAAAAACTTCAATTCTCCTGGGAGTTGTCCGTATAGTATAGTCCTTATCTTGAATTTCCGCCGGCTCTAAGACAATCTCAGTCTCTCACAGAAACCCTATCGCCGCGTCATGCAGGCTCATCGTTTGGCATCGCTCGGTCATAACGATTCCAGCCTCGTCGCGCGTTCAGTCGTTACGGACAGGCGACTCCATGTGTAAAGCTCATTAGTCGACCCTGATAATGTGACAATACACTGAAATTTATTGAAATTTAATCGGAGATAATGTATTTCAAATAACCAGTAATGCAGTGATAATGCATTTTTTCTGGTCGAAATCACTCCGAGGTTACCAACGATGCAGCCCAAAAAATCGGACCGTCAGCGCAGCTTCCTCTGCCCAGATCTGATCGATCAACTCGATCCTCGACACCACCTTCTGGGGTTGGCCAAGGCCATCCCGTGGCAGGTTTTTGAGGACAGCTTTCGTCCGCTTTATGCCGCATCCGGTCGCCCAGCCAAACCCGTCCGTTTGATGGTTGGGCTTCTCATCCTCAAACAGCTTGAAAACCTGAGCGATGAGCGCGTCGTCGAGATCTGGGTTCAAAACCCCTACTTCCAGGCCTTCTGCGGTCAGCAGCGCTTCACCTGGAAGCTGCCGTGCGACCCGTCCGAGTTGACCTATTTTCGGCGTCGCATCGGGGAAGACGGCGTGCGCAAAATTTTCGAAGTCTCCGTGACCCTCCATGGCGACAAGGCCAAGGAAGAGGAAGTTATCGTGGACTCCACCGTGCAGGAAAAGAACATCACCTTTCCCACGGACACTAAGCTGCTGACCAAGATCGTGACGCGTTGCCGCATCATGGCCAAACTCGAAGACGTCAAACTCCGGCGCAGCTACCAGCGTGAGATCAAGAAGCTGCTGCGGACCATTCGCTTCAAGTCAAAAGGCCGCAAACAGGGCGAGGCCCAGCGAGCTATCAGGCGTTTGCGCACTATCGCCGGCGTCCTGATCCGCGATATGAGACGAAAGCTTTCCCCGGAAGCGCTTGAGATTCACCGGCAGTCTCTTGACCTCTACGACCGCGTTCAACGCCAGCAGCGCTCCGACACGGGCAAAATTTACAGCCTCCATGAGCCAGACGTTTCCTGCATCAGCAAAGGCAAGGCTCACAAGAAGTACGAGTTCGGCGCCAAGGCATCCGTGACCGTGACCAAGATCAGCGGCATCATCGTTGGCGCATTGTCCTTCCCGGACAACCCCTTCGACGGCCATACTCTCCCCGCAGTTCTGAGCCAGGTCGAGAGTATCGTCGGCAAAAGGCCGACCATGGCGATCTGCGACCGTGGCTACCGAGGCAAGCGCAGGATCGGGGATACCCGCATCGAAATCCCTGAATCAGGCAAAGGCCCAAAAACTGAACACGAAAAGCGCCAAGCTCGGGCACGCTTTCGCCGCAGGGCCGCCATCGAACCAATCATCGGCCATCTCAAGAACGATCACAGGATGCTTCGAAACTACCTCAAAGGGCGGATCGGCGATTCCGTGAACCTGTTCATGGCCTGCGCGGCCTTCAATTTCCGGAAGTTCATCCGGATACTGTATTTTTTGTGCCTCAAATTACTTGGGCACGTTTTTCGTCCAGATGTTCGGGCGTTACACGTTTGTGCTTGATGGCCCGCTTTTAGAGTTTTTCAGGATCGACTCATTAGCCATGCCGCAATTGCTCCGCCTCGTATTTTTCAAATAAGTCGTAGTTCGGAATGCCGCGCGAGCGGTTGCGCTTGCCTTGAATAGTCTGGTCCACCCGGCCCTTGATGTAGTCGCAGAGTTCCTCAAAGCGCGAAACATGGATGAAGAACGTCTTCGCCTTGAACTTGCGCTGAATGGTGGTGTGAATTTCGGCATGGTTGAAGGAGCGGAAGCTGCCATAGCTGGCGTCGGCCTGACGATAATCGAAGTAGCGCTTGATCAGATAGTCGATGTATCCCTTTTTGATGGTGTCCGCGCCGATGGAATCCACCGGGTATTGCATCCGGGGCGACCGTTTGCGGCCGAAGGTTACGGTGTTGGCGATAATGCTGCCGCTGACACTCGCGGCATTCACACTCACCGACTGCCTGGGGCTTTTTTCAGCCCGCCGGGGTGACGCCCTGTGGGTCCAGAACAGTTCCATCTTCTTGGCGTGGACATCCGCCGGTGAAATCTCCCCGCGCGTGATCTTGGAGTGGCAGTTCCCGCACACGACGATCAGGTTTTCGATCTTGTTGTTCGAGGGGTCTCCGTCGATATGATGAATCTCCAGCACCGCCACATCCGCGACGCCGCAGAACGGGCAGCGGTTGTCGGCTTCCTGGTAGAGCTTCTTGCTCGTCAAGGCTGAAACCGTTTTGCGCTGCTTCGGGCGCTTGGGTGCTTGGTTCTCTGTTTTGGGCATACCTGTTTAAAGCTCTCCCTTGAACGCCTTGTCCAGAATCGAGGGAAGCATGGCGTCGAGTTCTGTTAGGCCATCCTGTTGTGTCATGAGCATTTCACGCACCTTTGCCTGTAGGCGGTCGAACCAAACCTGCTGGCCGTAATCCGGGATCGGAACCTCGATTTCTTCCAGGGCCTTTTGACCAAGAGTTCGATTGCGATCCGCGCTACCTGGAGAAGCATACCCGATGTCTACAAGTCCTTTGGCCGTTAAAAGGTAGAAGCATAGAAAACCAGCCGTCGTTTTGCCCTCGACAGGAACGAGCGTGAGGTAGCGATGTGAGCCAACGCGTCCATCGTCATCGGGTCCAGCTACAGCAATCGCTCCTTCCCATGCCTTGATGTTGCTGATGACAATGTCGCCCTCCTTGACACGGAAAAGCTTCTGCCATGTCAACTCCGCACCCAGAAGTGTGGGCTTATGAAAGACTCCCTTGCCGAAGGAGCGAACACCCAATTCCGGATACTCACCGTCAACGGTGGCGTCCACTGGTCGTCTTAAAAGGGGGGCTACATCACCAATCCGCAATCGCGGAGCGCCTTCGATGATCCGTGAGAAGGCACTGTGAAGCATGGTACTGGCTTCTTGTTCGATCTGGCGATAGCATTCGCGGGCTTCGTCGATGCGGGCGGACAAGGCGTCGAGTTTCGCCACGATCCGGTCCTGTTCCTTGCGGTCCGGGAGGGGGATTTCACATGCAAAAAGAGCTTCTGGATTAAGCGTTCTCCTCCGGTCTCCCATTCCTCGGGTTCGGCTGCCCAAGTCATGCCAGAAAACAGGTTGGAGTGTGAAGTATCCAAGGTATTCACGATTCAACTCAGGCGCACAAAGAAACGTCGGAAATTGAGGCGACACAAAATGGCCGCTGAAGTCCTCCGAACTCAAGGCAAGAGCGCCTTCCCAACCGAAAAGCTGGCTCATCACAAAATGTTCTGACTTGAGCCGGTTGAAGGTTTTGTAACTGCAAGTTGTTCCATCAACTGGCTCACGATGAAAAAGCCCTTTGCCGAAGCTGTAAACTCCAACCATTGGGTATTGAACACCGGCCCTAACGGGAACTTTGTCAAGATCGATGGTAAGCAATTCTCTCAAGGGAACCCTTCGCCAGCCGTTCGAACTCATCGGACCTTCCCCCCCGATGCAGCCGGCTCCGATAGGATGGCCTTGATCTCCTCCATGATCTCGCCGACCCGGCGGTTCTTCTCGGCGATGCTCTCGGCAAGCTGTTTGGGCGGCAGGTGCTCAAGGGCTTCCGCGCCGCGCGGGTTCTTGATGTCGAGGTTACCGCCGCCGGCCAATACGTCTCGCGCCTTGACCTTCCAGGCGTGCTCGGTTTCGCGGCGGCGCTCGGCGTGGAACCATTTGAGCAGGTCGGCGAACTCCTCGTATTGCAGCGGGCTTGTCTTGGTGTATTTCTTACGCCCCTCGGGCAGGGGCAGTTCATAGTACCAGATGATATCGGTGGGGCCGGAGCGGTCAAAAAAAAGCAGGTTGGTCGGGATGGCGGTGTAGGGCTCGAATACACCCTGGGGCAGGCGCACCACCGTATGGAGATTGAAGGCCGTGAGCAACTCCTCCTTGATCCGGCCGCAGACCCCGTCGCCGAACAAGGTGCCGTTAGGCACGACCACGGCCGCGCGGCCGGGCTTGGGCCCGCGCTTGAGCTTGCGCATGATCATTTGGAGAAACAGCAGGGCGGTTTCCGTGGTCTGTTTGGCCTCAGGAAAGTTGTTCAGAATGCCGCGCTCCTCCTCGCCGCCGAAGGGCGGATTGGTGAGGATCACGTCCACCCGGTCGCGGTCGCCGATCTCGTTGAGCGGGAAACGCAGGCTGTTCTCCGGATCGATTTGAGGGGCTTCGAGACCGTGCAGGAGCAGGTTCATCTGACAGAGGAGATAGGGAAGCGGCTTGGCCTCGCCGCCGAATATGGATTGTTTCTGGAGTACCCGCCTGTCCTCCACGGTCTTGACCTGTTTACCCAAGTGGTTGAAGGACTCCACCAGGAAGCCGCCGGTGCCGCAGGCAGGGTCGAGGATCGTCTCTCCAAGGTGCGGGTCGAGGGCCTCGACCATGAAGCGCACCACCGGACGCGGGGTGTAGAACTCGCCCGAATCGCCGGCCGCGTCACGCATCTCCCGCAGCATGGATTCATAGAGGTGACCGAGGGTGAAGAGTTCATCCTGGGCCTCGAAATGGATCGCGTCGACCTGATTGATGACGTCGCGCAGGATGTAGCCGGACTGGATTCGGTTGGTCAGGCGGCTGAAAACGCTGGCGATGACGCGCTTGCGGCTCGTGGGGCCGTTGTGCAGGCCGCTCAGGTAAGCGAACAGCCCCGACCCTTTCGTCCCGTCGGGCCGGACAGCCTCTTCCTGGTTGATGAAGGCGATCAGCTCCGGGCCGGTAACACCATTGTCTTGAGCGGCCCAGTCGCGCCAGCGGTAAGGCGGTTCGATGGTCGGGCGGTATTTCGTTCCCCTCATCTTGGCGCGCGACGCTTCGATCTGCTCCAGGTCATCGAGAAACTTGAGAAACATGACCCACGTCAGGAGCGGCAACCGGTCCAGGTCGCCGGACAGGCCCTTGTCTTTGCGCATGATCTGCCGGCAGGACTTGATGACGCTGCCCAGACGCTCGGCCGTGGTTTTGGGCGGGGTCGCTTTCTTGGTTCGTTTGGCCATCATTTTCCCTTAAGCCGCGTAGAGCAGCGTTTGCAGTTCTCGAATCGCTTCGACCAGCCGGTCTTCTCCGCCGAAATAACGGGCGATTTGGATCACATTGCCGCGTTTGCTGATGGGCGGGACCTCCAGCACTTCGGGGATGACGAATTGGGCGGTGCCATGCTCGGTGTACTTGTCGAGAAGTTCACAGAGTATCTCCCGCGCCTCGGTGCCATATTGATCGAAGAAATCCTTCTTCTCGGAGCGCAGGCGCTGGGCGCGCTCGCGCCGTGTCCGCAGCGGCGCGTTAAAGGCGATATGACACAGGAGGTCGAGGGGGTCGGCATCGGGTTGATCCGCCAGGGAGGCCAACGCGTCGAAATCGATGCCCCGTTCGCCCAATTTGTCGATAATCTCTTTTCGATGATCGGGGTCGGCCCAATCGTTACGAAGTTCGGCCGCGTTCCGATAAAGGGTCCGCACCTTTTCCGCGGTATAGTCTATAAAGCCGACAACCCTGAGTTGATTGCCGTCGGCGTCGAGCTCATAGACGAGGTGAGCGGCAATGGCGACCTGGCCGCCGTCGAAGTAAAATTTGCGCCTCTCGGCGGGAGCGCCATCATCCGGGGGCAGTGGATCGACAATCACCTCGTCGCCCGCCTCGGGTTCTTCCTCGGGCGTCACGACCGTTTCCGAATCCGTCGGCCGGCCTTCCTCGTCGATATGCTGCTCCGTCTCGATGGACGGGTCCCCGTCAAAGTCGGGGTCGGCGAACATGCGGGTGGCCGACCCGGTGTAATCAAGGATGCTGAAAAAGAACTTGCCGTAATCGTCCCGGACACGGGTCCCCCGCCCGATGATTTGTTTGAAATCCGTCATCGAGTTGATGACCCGGACGAGCACGACGTTCTGGACCGTCGGCGCGTCTATGCCCGTGGTCAGCATCTGCGACGTGGTCAAAATAACGGGTGTTCGGCGTTCGACATCCTGGAAGTTGCTCAAATGGCCTCGGCCGATGCCGCCTTCGTCGGACGTTACACGGCACACATAATCGGAATGTTGGCGGGCCAGGTCGGCGTTCAGGTTGTTCAGCGCGCGGCGCATCTCGTCGGCGTGCTCCTGATCGACACAAAAGACGATGGTCTTGTCGAACCGCCCTGTCTTGTTCAGAAATTCTGTCAAATGCCTGGCGACGGCCTCGGTCCTGGCCTTCAAAGATACGATGCGCTCGAAATCGTTGGTGCGGTATTCCTCGTCCGGGATTTCCCGGCCATAGCGGTCAAGGTCTCCCTGGCTCGGACGCCAACCCGCCGCGTCCCAAGTGGTGATGACGCGGTGAACCCGATAGGGGGCCAGGAACCCGTCGTCGATCCCTTGG
Coding sequences:
- a CDS encoding DEAD/DEAH box helicase family protein, which translates into the protein MALNEADTCRRYIVPKLQAAGWDDEPHRINEQVTFTDGRIIVSGRQGRRRPGKRADYILRYRPDMPIAVVEAKPSYATPGQGLQQAKEYAEILGLKFAYATNGQGIVEFDYITGLEREIADFPMPENLWTRLINSESIDPRSVERLLAPAYHLSGKSPRYYQEIAINRTVQAVLQGRRRILLTMATGTGKTVVAFQICWKLWSSRWNRTEDYRRPRVLYLADRNVLVDDPMAKIYAPFGDARWKIEGGVANKSREMYFAIYQAIARDERRPGLYREYSPVFFDLIIVDECHRGSAKDDSNWRAILEYFEPAIQVGMTATPRRQDNADTYRYFGDPIYQYSLRQGIDDGFLAPYRVHRVITTWDAAGWRPSQGDLDRYGREIPDEEYRTNDFERIVSLKARTEAVARHLTEFLNKTGRFDKTIVFCVDQEHADEMRRALNNLNADLARQHSDYVCRVTSDEGGIGRGHLSNFQDVERRTPVILTTSQMLTTGIDAPTVQNVVLVRVINSMTDFKQIIGRGTRVRDDYGKFFFSILDYTGSATRMFADPDFDGDPSIETEQHIDEEGRPTDSETVVTPEEEPEAGDEVIVDPLPPDDGAPAERRKFYFDGGQVAIAAHLVYELDADGNQLRVVGFIDYTAEKVRTLYRNAAELRNDWADPDHRKEIIDKLGERGIDFDALASLADQPDADPLDLLCHIAFNAPLRTRRERAQRLRSEKKDFFDQYGTEAREILCELLDKYTEHGTAQFVIPEVLEVPPISKRGNVIQIARYFGGEDRLVEAIRELQTLLYAA
- a CDS encoding N-6 DNA methylase, with translation MAKRTKKATPPKTTAERLGSVIKSCRQIMRKDKGLSGDLDRLPLLTWVMFLKFLDDLEQIEASRAKMRGTKYRPTIEPPYRWRDWAAQDNGVTGPELIAFINQEEAVRPDGTKGSGLFAYLSGLHNGPTSRKRVIASVFSRLTNRIQSGYILRDVINQVDAIHFEAQDELFTLGHLYESMLREMRDAAGDSGEFYTPRPVVRFMVEALDPHLGETILDPACGTGGFLVESFNHLGKQVKTVEDRRVLQKQSIFGGEAKPLPYLLCQMNLLLHGLEAPQIDPENSLRFPLNEIGDRDRVDVILTNPPFGGEEERGILNNFPEAKQTTETALLFLQMIMRKLKRGPKPGRAAVVVPNGTLFGDGVCGRIKEELLTAFNLHTVVRLPQGVFEPYTAIPTNLLFFDRSGPTDIIWYYELPLPEGRKKYTKTSPLQYEEFADLLKWFHAERRRETEHAWKVKARDVLAGGGNLDIKNPRGAEALEHLPPKQLAESIAEKNRRVGEIMEEIKAILSEPAASGGKVR
- a CDS encoding HNH endonuclease, with the protein product MPKTENQAPKRPKQRKTVSALTSKKLYQEADNRCPFCGVADVAVLEIHHIDGDPSNNKIENLIVVCGNCHSKITRGEISPADVHAKKMELFWTHRASPRRAEKSPRQSVSVNAASVSGSIIANTVTFGRKRSPRMQYPVDSIGADTIKKGYIDYLIKRYFDYRQADASYGSFRSFNHAEIHTTIQRKFKAKTFFIHVSRFEELCDYIKGRVDQTIQGKRNRSRGIPNYDLFEKYEAEQLRHG
- a CDS encoding restriction endonuclease subunit S, with amino-acid sequence MRELLTIDLDKVPVRAGVQYPMVGVYSFGKGLFHREPVDGTTCSYKTFNRLKSEHFVMSQLFGWEGALALSSEDFSGHFVSPQFPTFLCAPELNREYLGYFTLQPVFWHDLGSRTRGMGDRRRTLNPEALFACEIPLPDRKEQDRIVAKLDALSARIDEARECYRQIEQEASTMLHSAFSRIIEGAPRLRIGDVAPLLRRPVDATVDGEYPELGVRSFGKGVFHKPTLLGAELTWQKLFRVKEGDIVISNIKAWEGAIAVAGPDDDGRVGSHRYLTLVPVEGKTTAGFLCFYLLTAKGLVDIGYASPGSADRNRTLGQKALEEIEVPIPDYGQQVWFDRLQAKVREMLMTQQDGLTELDAMLPSILDKAFKGEL
- a CDS encoding IS5 family transposase; translation: MQPKKSDRQRSFLCPDLIDQLDPRHHLLGLAKAIPWQVFEDSFRPLYAASGRPAKPVRLMVGLLILKQLENLSDERVVEIWVQNPYFQAFCGQQRFTWKLPCDPSELTYFRRRIGEDGVRKIFEVSVTLHGDKAKEEEVIVDSTVQEKNITFPTDTKLLTKIVTRCRIMAKLEDVKLRRSYQREIKKLLRTIRFKSKGRKQGEAQRAIRRLRTIAGVLIRDMRRKLSPEALEIHRQSLDLYDRVQRQQRSDTGKIYSLHEPDVSCISKGKAHKKYEFGAKASVTVTKISGIIVGALSFPDNPFDGHTLPAVLSQVESIVGKRPTMAICDRGYRGKRRIGDTRIEIPESGKGPKTEHEKRQARARFRRRAAIEPIIGHLKNDHRMLRNYLKGRIGDSVNLFMACAAFNFRKFIRILYFLCLKLLGHVFRPDVRALHVCA